The Medicago truncatula cultivar Jemalong A17 chromosome 4, MtrunA17r5.0-ANR, whole genome shotgun sequence genome includes a region encoding these proteins:
- the LOC112421058 gene encoding uncharacterized protein isoform X1, which yields MSRFAIESIMQRKRSDVLRKPRVNCDAIFQHYFGLLSSHAHNEKNVKDTIVVSDGLKTENKLKKLKLKFGGVTHTIHTKPSSDARNPKCMQDNAGNDVHSYDKKRGHGDKLVKLSRTDHSHAAENHSHKRKATEQHVRKSKRVTEKCAMDVGCSDEDDDAELHFLEKINASKRGVSRHKDNQGGTTMRGVCKDASGKNYEDRDYMQEDPTSSDESILEGKKPKRESVGLLVPRKHSTRNNHNCSVESFKDALSGSVASIIDISDKKGKLSEEQLIKKAEAAKRRKIQAEKAAREAEEAAIKKILGQDPARKKKEEKMNKHRDEIAKEKSSKPFNLASNTVRWTMGPNGTVVTFSDDIGLPSIFQTMPNSYPPPREKCAGPNCTNAYKYRDSKSKLPLCSLGCYKAIHEKISPVIAC from the exons ATGTCCAG GTTTGCGATTGAATCCATTATGCAGAGAAAAAGAAGTGATGTGCTACGAAAACCTAGGGTTAATTGTGATGCAATATTTCAGCATTACTTTGGGTTGTTATCATCACATGCTCACAATGAGAAGAATGTGAAAGATACAATTGTTGTTTCTGATGgattaaaaactgaaaataagcTCAAGAAGCTTAAGCTCAAATTTGGGGGTGTTACTCATACTATTCATACCAAGCCTTCTTCTGATGCTCGTAACCCTAAG TGCATGCAGGACAATGCAGGTAATGATGTCCACTCTTATGATAAGAAGAGAGGCCATGGGGACAAATTGGTTAAGCTTTCAAGAACTGATCATAGTCATGCTGCTGAGAATCATTCACATAAAAGAAAGGCAACTGAACAACATGTCCGTAAGAGCAAGCGAGTTACTGAGAAATGTGCCATGGATGTGGGGTGTAgcgatgaagatgatgatgcagaacttcattttcttgaaaaaatcaATGCATCAAAAAGAGGAGTTAGTCGCCATAAGGATAATCAAGGAGGCACAACAATGCGTGGTGTTTGTAAAGATGCATCAGGAAAGAACTATGAGGATCGGGACTATATGCAAGAAGACCCTACATCAAGTGATGAATCAATATTAGAAGGGAAGAAGCCAAAGAGGGAATCTGTTGGTTTACTTGTACCAAGAAAGCATTCCACCCGCAATAATCATAATTGTTCAGTTGAGTCTTTCAAAGATGCGCTATCTGGGTCAGTTGCAAGCATTATTGACATCTCAG ATAAAAAGGGCAAGTTGTCAGAGGAACAGCTAATCAAGAAAGCTGAGGCTGCAAAGAGACGAAAAATTCAAGCTGAGAAGGCAGCTAGGGAGGCCGAG GAAGCAGCCATTAAGAAGATACTTGGTCAAGATCCTGCtaggaagaagaaagaggaaaAGATGAATAAGCACAGGGATGAAATAGCCAAG GAAAAATCTAGCAAACCCTTCAATCTAGCATCAAACACTGTTCGATGGACTATGGGTCCCAATGGAACCGTAGTAACTTTTTCTGATGATATTGGTCTGCCAAGTATCTTCCAAACAATGCCTAACAG TTATCCTCCCCCAAGAGAAAAGTGCGCAGGTCCAAACTGCACTAATGCTTACAAGTATCGGGATTCCAAGTCAAAGCTTCCCCTTTGTAGTCTTGGTTGTTACAAAGCAATTCATGAAAAAATCTCACCTGTGATTGCATGTTAG
- the LOC112421356 gene encoding zinc finger CCHC domain-containing protein 10 has product MSSSKKEEIKAAALTAAKGLSRAQAERAATAAARNVNAYGQKEEGPSRWQEKREAKRQMYLMSTEKAVKLGERKDVKPTMSTVDGNAQCQKCYQGGHWTFQCKNERVYISRPSRTQQLKNPKLRPDVSVGYDLDDNNNNNHRDRDVKEEKAKVSSKKSKRKYDSVSNSEDSVFETDSGSGSSSATGSDYSSSSGSSSSSESEEERRRKKKKSQKKKQTKKKSKGKSRRYSTSSESSDSDSGSDSDSDDKSSRRKKRHSRRR; this is encoded by the coding sequence ATGTCGAGTAGTAAGAAGGAAGAGATTAAGGCTGCAGCATTAACTGCTGCGAAAGGGCTTAGTCGTGCTCAAGCTGAAAGAGCAGCAACTGCGGCTGCGCGTAATGTTAACGCTTATGGTCAGAAGGAAGAAGGGCCTAGCAGATGGCAGGAGAAAAGGGAGGCGAAGAGGCAGATGTATTTGATGAGTACTGAGAAAGCTGTTAAATTGGGTGAAAGGAAGGATGTCAAGCCTACAATGTCGACTGTTGATGGTAATGCGCAGTGTCAGAAGTGTTACCAGGGTGGGCATTGGACATTTCAATGTAAGAATGAGCGAGTTTATATTTCAAGGCCATCGAGGACTCAGCAACTTAAAAACCCTAAATTGAGGCCGGATGTGTCTGTGGGTTATGATTtggatgataataataataacaatcatCGTGATCGTGATGTGAAGGAGGAAAAGGCCAAAGTGAGTTCAAAAAAGTCCAAGAGGAAGTATGATTCAGTTAGTAATAGTGAGGATTCAGTGTTTGAGACCGATAGTGGCAGTGGATCATCGTCTGCCACGGGATCAGATTATTCTTCTAGTTCGGGTTCCAGCTCATCCTCTGAATCAGAGGAAGAAAGGAGacggaagaagaagaagagtcaGAAGAAGAAGCAGACTAAGAAGAAGAGCAAAGGAAAAAGCAGGAGGTACAGTACATCTTCTGAATCATCTGATTCAGATTCTGGTTCAGACTCTGATTCTGATGATAAAAGCAGCAGGAGAAAGAAGAGGCATAGTCGGAGACGTTGA
- the LOC11414698 gene encoding uncharacterized protein, with product MAGIASGICNLAVGTGDARRRQTQAQCCPNGNVPPPAPAPAPAHAPAQSSEEFTYSNAGKQNIKGLTNQTGYVKGNANGVINFGTLTSSARQA from the coding sequence ATGGCAGGTATTGCATCTGGAATCTGCAACCTTGCTGTGGGCACAGGCGATGCTCGCCGCCGGCAAACACAAGCACAATGTTGTCCCAACGGCAACGTTCCCCCTCCTGCTCCTGCTCCTGCTCCTGCTCATGCGCCTGCGCAGTCATCTGAAGAATTCACCTATTCAAATGCTGGAAAGCAAAATATCAAAGGTCTTACTAATCAAACTGGTTATGTTAAGGGTAATGCTAATGGAGTCATCAACTTTGGCACCTTGACATCATCTGCTAGGCAAGCATGA
- the LOC25494116 gene encoding uncharacterized protein — MASSRSSLLQLLRLLDGHDTETDTDDELVEPQPRHSPNSNAVAPQRHDTSQDQFLASFNNTGTQNMKGLINNSGYTKGNGNGSIIFGGFDSSNRRYNY; from the coding sequence ATGGCAAGTTCTAGATCATCTCTTCTGCAGTTGCTTCGTCTATTAGATGGCCATGACACTGAAACCGACACTGATGACGAACTGGTGGAGCCACAACCCCGACACTCGCCCAATTCCAATGCTGTTGCTCCTCAGCGACATGACACGTCACAGGACCAGTTCCTTGCCTCGTTTAACAACACAGGAACACAAAACATGAAAGGTCTTATAAACAACTCTGGTTACACCAAAGGCAATGGTAATGGATCCATCATCTTTGGTGGCTTTGACTCTTCCAATAGACGGTATAATTATTAA
- the LOC11422893 gene encoding outer envelope pore protein 16-2, chloroplastic, with product MNSNSNLETRTLLDELSDFNKGGLFDFGHPLVNRIAESFVKAAGIGAVQAVSREAYFTVIEGTGIDNAGGMPPEISGAKKNRFHGLRGETSSKSIEAMVKNTGKESFQWGLAAGLYSGLTYGMKEARGTHDWKNSAVAGAITGAALACTSDNTSHEQIAQCAITGAAISTAANLLTGIF from the exons atgaataGCAACAGTAATTTGGAGACTCGTACtcttcttgatgaacttagtgACTTTAATAAAGGGGGACTTTTCGACTTTGGTCACCCTCTTGTTAACCGCATTGCTGAGAGTTTTGTTAAAGCTGCTGGG ATAGGAGCAGTTCAAGCTGTGTCCCGTGAAGCCTATTTCACGGTTATTGAAG GTACTGGGATTGATAATGCTGGTGGAATGCCTCCAGAAATATCTGGAGCCAAGAAAAATCGTTTTCATGGTCTTAGAG GAGAGACCAGCAGTAAATCTATTGAGGCAATG GTAAAAAACACAGGGAAAGAATCCTTCCAATGGG GGTTGGCTGCAGGACTATATTCAGGACTCACATATGGGATGAAGGAAGCTCGTGGTACTCATGACTGG AAAAATAGTGCAGTTGCTGGAGCAATCACTGGAGCAGCACTTGCATGTACATCAGATAACACATCTCATGAACAGATTGCGCAATGTGCTATTACCGGAGCTGCGATTTCAACTGCTGCAAATCTTCTAACAGGGATATTCTAA
- the LOC112421058 gene encoding uncharacterized protein isoform X2, giving the protein MSRFAIESIMQRKRSDVLRKPRVNCDAIFQHYFGLLSSHAHNEKNVKDTIVVSDGLKTENKLKKLKLKFGGVTHTIHTKPSSDARNPKDNAGNDVHSYDKKRGHGDKLVKLSRTDHSHAAENHSHKRKATEQHVRKSKRVTEKCAMDVGCSDEDDDAELHFLEKINASKRGVSRHKDNQGGTTMRGVCKDASGKNYEDRDYMQEDPTSSDESILEGKKPKRESVGLLVPRKHSTRNNHNCSVESFKDALSGSVASIIDISDKKGKLSEEQLIKKAEAAKRRKIQAEKAAREAEEAAIKKILGQDPARKKKEEKMNKHRDEIAKEKSSKPFNLASNTVRWTMGPNGTVVTFSDDIGLPSIFQTMPNSYPPPREKCAGPNCTNAYKYRDSKSKLPLCSLGCYKAIHEKISPVIAC; this is encoded by the exons ATGTCCAG GTTTGCGATTGAATCCATTATGCAGAGAAAAAGAAGTGATGTGCTACGAAAACCTAGGGTTAATTGTGATGCAATATTTCAGCATTACTTTGGGTTGTTATCATCACATGCTCACAATGAGAAGAATGTGAAAGATACAATTGTTGTTTCTGATGgattaaaaactgaaaataagcTCAAGAAGCTTAAGCTCAAATTTGGGGGTGTTACTCATACTATTCATACCAAGCCTTCTTCTGATGCTCGTAACCCTAAG GACAATGCAGGTAATGATGTCCACTCTTATGATAAGAAGAGAGGCCATGGGGACAAATTGGTTAAGCTTTCAAGAACTGATCATAGTCATGCTGCTGAGAATCATTCACATAAAAGAAAGGCAACTGAACAACATGTCCGTAAGAGCAAGCGAGTTACTGAGAAATGTGCCATGGATGTGGGGTGTAgcgatgaagatgatgatgcagaacttcattttcttgaaaaaatcaATGCATCAAAAAGAGGAGTTAGTCGCCATAAGGATAATCAAGGAGGCACAACAATGCGTGGTGTTTGTAAAGATGCATCAGGAAAGAACTATGAGGATCGGGACTATATGCAAGAAGACCCTACATCAAGTGATGAATCAATATTAGAAGGGAAGAAGCCAAAGAGGGAATCTGTTGGTTTACTTGTACCAAGAAAGCATTCCACCCGCAATAATCATAATTGTTCAGTTGAGTCTTTCAAAGATGCGCTATCTGGGTCAGTTGCAAGCATTATTGACATCTCAG ATAAAAAGGGCAAGTTGTCAGAGGAACAGCTAATCAAGAAAGCTGAGGCTGCAAAGAGACGAAAAATTCAAGCTGAGAAGGCAGCTAGGGAGGCCGAG GAAGCAGCCATTAAGAAGATACTTGGTCAAGATCCTGCtaggaagaagaaagaggaaaAGATGAATAAGCACAGGGATGAAATAGCCAAG GAAAAATCTAGCAAACCCTTCAATCTAGCATCAAACACTGTTCGATGGACTATGGGTCCCAATGGAACCGTAGTAACTTTTTCTGATGATATTGGTCTGCCAAGTATCTTCCAAACAATGCCTAACAG TTATCCTCCCCCAAGAGAAAAGTGCGCAGGTCCAAACTGCACTAATGCTTACAAGTATCGGGATTCCAAGTCAAAGCTTCCCCTTTGTAGTCTTGGTTGTTACAAAGCAATTCATGAAAAAATCTCACCTGTGATTGCATGTTAG
- the LOC11414699 gene encoding probable bifunctional TENA-E protein, whose translation MQVIAKAKAEEKKIGLTETWLRKHRPIYDAATRHPFILSIRDGTVQSHSFKTWLAQDYLFVRAFVPFVASVLIKACKESDDSDDVEVILGGMASLKDEILWFKREANKWGISFSDVVPQKANINYCRLLESLMSPDVDYTVTLTAFWAIEVVYQESFAHCIEEGSKTPPELKETCERWGNEGFGQYCQSLQKILNQRLQKASDDELKKAEVMLLSIIEHEVHFWNMSRGNV comes from the exons ATGCAGGTAATAGCAAAAGCAAAAGCTGAGGAGAAGAAAATCGGCTTGACAGAAACATGGTTGAGGAAACACCGTCCTATCTACGACGCAGCAACCAGACACCCTTTTATTCTTAGCATCCGTGATGGCACCGTTCAATCTCATTCCTTCAAAACATGGCTc GCTCAGGATTACTTGTTCGTTAGAGCGTTTGTTCCATTTGTTGCGAGTGTTCTGATTAAGGCTTGTAAGGAATCAGATGACAGTGATGATGTTGAAGTTATATTGGGAGGTATGGCTTCTCTCAAGGATGAAATATTATGGTTTAAAAGAGAGGCCAACAAATGGGGTATTTCATTCTCAGATGTTGTTCCTCAAAAAGCTAACATAAACTATTGCAG GTTGCTGGAAAGTTTGATGAGCCCAGACGTTGATTATACCGTGACTCTTACTGCATTTTGGGCAATTGAAGTGGTGTATCAAGAGAGTTTTGCACATTGCATTGAAGAAGGCTCAAAAACCCCACCAGAATTGAAGGAGACTTGTGAAAGATGGGGAAATGAGGGATTTGGTCAGTATTGCCAATCTCTGCAAAAGATACTCAATCAGCGCTTGCAGAAGGCTTCTGATGATGAACTCAAAAAGGCTGAAGTTATGTTACTCAGTATTATTGAACATGAAGTTCATTTCTGGAATATGAGCCGTGGAAATGTctga
- the LOC11414701 gene encoding ubiquitin-conjugating enzyme E2 32, with protein MADKYNMKNPAVKRILQEVKEMQSNPSDDFMSLPLEENIFEWQFAIRGPRETEFEGGIYHGRIQLPAEYPFKPPSFMLLTPNGRFETQTKICLSISNHHPEHWQPSWSVRTALVALIAFMPTNPNGALGSLDYKKEDRRALAIKSREASPKFGTPERQKLIDEIHEYMLSMAAVVPQPSPLQASEEPKNEEAETQVTQNPEAPPAGEGIPDQAGDGIVEEQEVNVNANPNPAGVEASNETPSGVSTNQLPRKSDTRVQNLKPETRVQKPDDRLFTLAAIGLAIAIMVLLLKKFIKSTEHGAVFMNGS; from the exons ATGGCGGACAAGTACAACATGAAGAATCCAGCTGTCAAGCGGATTCTCCAAGAGGTCAAAGAGATGCAATCAAACCCTTCCGATGATTTCATGAGCCTTCCTCTCGAG gaaaatatatttgaatggCAATTTGCAATTAGGGGTCCTCGTGAAACTGAATTTGAAGGTGGAATTTATCATGGAAGGATTCAATTACCTGCTGAATATCCATTCAAACCTCCTTCGTTTATGTTGTTGACT CCTAATGGTCGTTTTGAGACGCAAACGAAGATTTGTTTGAGCATATCAAATCATCATCCTGAGCATTGGCAACCATCATGGAGTG TAAGGACTGCTCTAGTTGCATTGATTGCATTCATGCCCACCAACCCAAACGGTGCCTTGGGCTCATTAGACTACAAGAAAGAAGATAGGCGTGCCTTGGCCATTAAATCCCGTGAAGCATCTCCAAAATTTGGGACTCCTGAACGTCAAAAACTGATTGATGAG ATACATGAGTATATGCTGAGCATGGCAGCCGTTGTTCCTCAACCCAGCCCTCTGCAGGCTTCTGAAGAACCCAAAAATGAGGAGGCTGAGACCCAAGTTACTCAAAATCCTGAGGCTCCACCTGCAGGAGAGGGGATTCCAGATCAAGCAGGTGACGGAATAGTTGAAGAGCAAGAAGTCAATGTCAATGCTAATCCTAACCCGGCAGGAGTTGAAGCTTCAAATGAGACTCCATCCGGCGTCTCAACCAATCAATTGCCCCGAAAGTCAGATACCAGGGTTCAAAATCTGAAGCCAGAGACAAGGGTTCAAAAACCTGATGACCGATTGTTTACTCTGGCAGCTATTGGACTTGCTATAGCTATCATGGTTCTTTTGCTGAAGAAATTCATTAAATCTACGGAACATGGAGCAGTTTTCATGAATGGATCTTAG